A section of the Oncorhynchus gorbuscha isolate QuinsamMale2020 ecotype Even-year linkage group LG04, OgorEven_v1.0, whole genome shotgun sequence genome encodes:
- the ccpg1 gene encoding cell cycle progression protein 1 isoform X4: MSESSSDTESSCGWTIISNEGSDIEALGPDNGLECGSDLPESTVLEPELLQDQPTTLSAECTEERGESSLDATLKEETLDETLSASEAGGEVAGDEHVTLCSSSDHSDIVTLGDTRETELGPWDEQTVEEEEEGAVSEELYLGTSSSSQYTFSAAETVFPVEQPVVADSSSSEDEGGEQVTPVVRRRRVRKSTISSVAEHGEEVQESGHSEREETLEEEQKEVQEEEVQQEPRVAPPPQGHVSSTLNKCILLALIIAISMGFGHFYGKFEGTVWSGWFDGTVQVQERQKIVEKICGVNDLGNSRDLQPQCHKGPNVINKAQKEDLVVKLKQTGEESVKIESRQNHLMVENQLLKSSLEREEESLSTLQEELRNLRSQIRDLEETGAGADSILSENQRLKDHLEEETQRLRSFLSQREALMAEAQMLRRELDNERSVTDQLREQLSSRNTRAGGEADLETKELQSRLMELQKKLSFEQQRSDLWERLYVETKEERAKGDKKAKVNKSKDGVIGKVKDTFDAVKNSTKEFVHHHKEQITKAKEAVKENLRKFSDSVKSTFRHFKDSASRMMDKTYRPHNRRFHERKDAKTEQQEHHRNHGNKHSEEEPWQPRTHKPLHSHPRKSTDDSFQAHRNTRKSGSKVEEDPDAEQLQRGVLKGCSGVFDCAYQESMSLFNKAMDPIRADEFNQLLRSYLQQEVDHFHHWTELESFIKNFFHNGVFIHDQMLFTDFVSGVEDYLEDMDEYHGHNDDVFEDLDEYVYRHFFGDTYSKRYGSSRPFEGPDTDTKEERLAKQQQRARPRPQRERKWSRAGRNTDRHMADVKIELGPMPFDPKY; the protein is encoded by the exons ATGTCAGAGAGCTCAAGTGACACAGAGTCCTCCTGTGGGTGGACTATCATAAGTAATGAA GGTTCAGATATTGAGGCCCTGGGGCCAGACAACGGCCTGGAATGTGGATCTGATCTCCCAGAGAGCACAGTGCTGGAGCCAGAGCTGCTGCAGGACCAACCCACCACTCTCTCTG CTGAGTGCACTGAGGAGAGGGGTGAGTCATCTCTTGATGCCACTCTGAAAGAAGAAACCTTAGATGAGACATTGTCTGCTTCTGAG GCTGGAGGTGAGGTGGCCGGGGACGAGCATGTGACTCTGTGCTCCTCCAGCGACCACTCTGACATTGTGACTCTGGGCGACACGAGGGAGACTGAGCTCGGGCCTTGGGATGAgcagacagtggaggaggaggaggagggagcagtCAGTGAGGAGCTCTACCTGGGCACCTCTTCCAGCAGCCAGTACACCTTCAGCGCAGCAGAGACTG ttTTCCCTGTGGAGCAGCCTGTGGTTGCAGACTCCAGCAGCAgtgaggatgagggaggagagcaggTCACCCCAGTAGTGCGGAGGCGCAGGGTGAGGAAGAGCACCATAAGCTCTGTGGCTGAGCATGGAGAGGAGGTGCAGGAGTCTGGCCACAGTGAACGAGAGGAGACTCTagaggaggagcagaaggaggtacaggaggaggaggtgcagcAGGAACCTCGCGTTGCTCCCCCTCCTCAAGGCCATGTCAGCAGCACCCTTAACAAATGTATCCTACTAGCCCTCATCATCGCCATCAGCATGGGCTTTGGTCACTTCTACG GAAAATTTGAAGGTACAGTATGGAGTGGATGGTTTGACG GCACAGTACAGGTTCAGGAGAGACAGAAGATTGTGGAGAAGATCTGTGGAGTGAACGACCTTGGTAATTCGAGAGATCTGCAGCCTCAGTGTCATAAAGGACCAAATGTCATCAACAAG GCCCAGAAAGAAGACTTGGTCGTGAAACTGAAGCAGACTGGTGAAGAGAGTGTTAAGATTGAGTCTCGGCAGAATCACCTGATGGTGGAGAACCAGCTGCTGAAGAGCTCCCTGGAGCGTGAGGAGGAGTCCCTGTCCACCCTTCAGGAGGAGCTGAGGAACCTGCGCTCCCAGATCCGAGACCtggaggagactggggctggggccgACTCCATACTGTCTGAGAACCAGAGGCTGAAGGaccacctggaggaggagacgcAGCGCCTCCGCAGCTTCCTGAGCCAGAGGGAGGCCCTGATGGCTGAGGCCCAGATGCTGAGGAGGGAGCTGGATAATGAGCGGAGCGTGACTGACCAGCTAAGGGAGCAGCTGAGCAGCCGCAACACCAGGGCCGGAGGGGAGGCCGACCTGGAGACAAAGGAGCTGCAGTCACGGCTCATGGAGTTGCAGAAGAAGCTGAGCTTTGAGCAGCAGCGCTCCGACCTTTGGGAGAGGCTCTATGTGGAAACCAAAGAGGAGAGGGCCAAGGGAGACAAGAAGGCCAAAGTCAACAAGTCCAAGGACGGCGTGATAGGGAAGGTGAAAGATACTTTTGATGCAGTGAAGAACTCCACCAAGGAGTTTGTGCACCATCACAAAGAGCAGATAACGAAAGCTAAAGAGGCTGTGAAGGAGAATCTGAGGAAGTTCTCAGATTCTGTGAAATCCACCTTCCGCCACTTCAAGGACTCTGCTTCGCGCATGATGGACAAGACTTACCGGCCTCACAATCGTAGGTTTCACGAGAGGAAGGATGCCAAGACTGAGCAGCAGGAGCATCATAGAAACCATGGAAACAAGCACTCAGAGGAGGAACCATGGCAGCCCAGAACCCACAAGCCCCTGCATAGTCACCCTCGTAAATCCACTGATGACTCTTTCCAGGCACACCGTAACACCCGGAAGTCAGGGAGTAAAGTTGAGGAGGACCCAGACGCTGAGCAACTGCAAAGAGGAGTGCTCAAAGGTTGCTCTGGGGTTTTCGACTGTGCCTACCAAGAATCCATGAGCCTCTTCAACAAAGCCATGGACCCCATAAGAGCAGATGAGTTCAACCAGCTACTTCGCAGCTACCTCCAGCAGGAGGTTGACCACTTCCACCACTGGACTGAGCTGGAGAGCTTTATTAAAAATTTCTTTCACAACGGCGTCTTCATCCACGATCAGATGCTGTTCACAGACTTTGTTAGTGGTGTGGAAGACTACCTGGAGGACATGGATGAGTACCATGGCCACAACGATGACGTCTTTGAAGATCTTGACGAGTATGTCTACAGGCACTTCTTTGGAGATACCTACTCAAAACGTTACGGGTCAAG TAGACCCTTTGAGGGGCCAGATACGGATACTAAAGAAGAAAGGCTAGCAAAGCAGCAGCAGAGGGCCCGGCCCCGGCcacaaagagagaggaagtggagcAGAGCAGGacggaacacagacagacacatggctgATGTAAAAATAGAGTTGGGTCCTATGCCCTTTGATCCCAAATATTGA
- the ccpg1 gene encoding cell cycle progression protein 1 isoform X3, protein MSESSSDTESSCGWTIISNEGSDIEALGPDNGLECGSDLPESTVLEPELLQDQPTTLSAECTEERGESSLDATLKEETLDETLSASEAGGEVAGDEHVTLCSSSDHSDIVTLGDTRETELGPWDEQTVEEEEEGAVSEELYLGTSSSSQYTFSAAETVFPVEQPVVADSSSSEDEGGEQVTPVVRRRRVRKSTISSVAEHGEEVQESGHSEREETLEEEQKEVQEEEVQQEPRVAPPPQGHVSSTLNKCILLALIIAISMGFGHFYGTVQVQERQKIVEKICGVNDLGNSRDLQPQCHKGPNVINKDVVKSLREDLKDKSDMMLSLTGIIDKLTKENQDLRSKQAQLQAQKEDLVVKLKQTGEESVKIESRQNHLMVENQLLKSSLEREEESLSTLQEELRNLRSQIRDLEETGAGADSILSENQRLKDHLEEETQRLRSFLSQREALMAEAQMLRRELDNERSVTDQLREQLSSRNTRAGGEADLETKELQSRLMELQKKLSFEQQRSDLWERLYVETKEERAKGDKKAKVNKSKDGVIGKVKDTFDAVKNSTKEFVHHHKEQITKAKEAVKENLRKFSDSVKSTFRHFKDSASRMMDKTYRPHNRRFHERKDAKTEQQEHHRNHGNKHSEEEPWQPRTHKPLHSHPRKSTDDSFQAHRNTRKSGSKVEEDPDAEQLQRGVLKGCSGVFDCAYQESMSLFNKAMDPIRADEFNQLLRSYLQQEVDHFHHWTELESFIKNFFHNGVFIHDQMLFTDFVSGVEDYLEDMDEYHGHNDDVFEDLDEYVYRHFFGDTYSKRYGSSRPFEGPDTDTKEERLAKQQQRARPRPQRERKWSRAGRNTDRHMADVKIELGPMPFDPKY, encoded by the exons ATGTCAGAGAGCTCAAGTGACACAGAGTCCTCCTGTGGGTGGACTATCATAAGTAATGAA GGTTCAGATATTGAGGCCCTGGGGCCAGACAACGGCCTGGAATGTGGATCTGATCTCCCAGAGAGCACAGTGCTGGAGCCAGAGCTGCTGCAGGACCAACCCACCACTCTCTCTG CTGAGTGCACTGAGGAGAGGGGTGAGTCATCTCTTGATGCCACTCTGAAAGAAGAAACCTTAGATGAGACATTGTCTGCTTCTGAG GCTGGAGGTGAGGTGGCCGGGGACGAGCATGTGACTCTGTGCTCCTCCAGCGACCACTCTGACATTGTGACTCTGGGCGACACGAGGGAGACTGAGCTCGGGCCTTGGGATGAgcagacagtggaggaggaggaggagggagcagtCAGTGAGGAGCTCTACCTGGGCACCTCTTCCAGCAGCCAGTACACCTTCAGCGCAGCAGAGACTG ttTTCCCTGTGGAGCAGCCTGTGGTTGCAGACTCCAGCAGCAgtgaggatgagggaggagagcaggTCACCCCAGTAGTGCGGAGGCGCAGGGTGAGGAAGAGCACCATAAGCTCTGTGGCTGAGCATGGAGAGGAGGTGCAGGAGTCTGGCCACAGTGAACGAGAGGAGACTCTagaggaggagcagaaggaggtacaggaggaggaggtgcagcAGGAACCTCGCGTTGCTCCCCCTCCTCAAGGCCATGTCAGCAGCACCCTTAACAAATGTATCCTACTAGCCCTCATCATCGCCATCAGCATGGGCTTTGGTCACTTCTACG GCACAGTACAGGTTCAGGAGAGACAGAAGATTGTGGAGAAGATCTGTGGAGTGAACGACCTTGGTAATTCGAGAGATCTGCAGCCTCAGTGTCATAAAGGACCAAATGTCATCAACAAG GACGTGGTTAAGAGTCTGAGAGAAGACCTAAAGGACAAGAGTGACATGATGCTGTCTCTCACAGGGATTATCGACAAGCTTACTAAAGAGAACCAGGATCTCAGATCCAAACAGGCCCAGCTACAG GCCCAGAAAGAAGACTTGGTCGTGAAACTGAAGCAGACTGGTGAAGAGAGTGTTAAGATTGAGTCTCGGCAGAATCACCTGATGGTGGAGAACCAGCTGCTGAAGAGCTCCCTGGAGCGTGAGGAGGAGTCCCTGTCCACCCTTCAGGAGGAGCTGAGGAACCTGCGCTCCCAGATCCGAGACCtggaggagactggggctggggccgACTCCATACTGTCTGAGAACCAGAGGCTGAAGGaccacctggaggaggagacgcAGCGCCTCCGCAGCTTCCTGAGCCAGAGGGAGGCCCTGATGGCTGAGGCCCAGATGCTGAGGAGGGAGCTGGATAATGAGCGGAGCGTGACTGACCAGCTAAGGGAGCAGCTGAGCAGCCGCAACACCAGGGCCGGAGGGGAGGCCGACCTGGAGACAAAGGAGCTGCAGTCACGGCTCATGGAGTTGCAGAAGAAGCTGAGCTTTGAGCAGCAGCGCTCCGACCTTTGGGAGAGGCTCTATGTGGAAACCAAAGAGGAGAGGGCCAAGGGAGACAAGAAGGCCAAAGTCAACAAGTCCAAGGACGGCGTGATAGGGAAGGTGAAAGATACTTTTGATGCAGTGAAGAACTCCACCAAGGAGTTTGTGCACCATCACAAAGAGCAGATAACGAAAGCTAAAGAGGCTGTGAAGGAGAATCTGAGGAAGTTCTCAGATTCTGTGAAATCCACCTTCCGCCACTTCAAGGACTCTGCTTCGCGCATGATGGACAAGACTTACCGGCCTCACAATCGTAGGTTTCACGAGAGGAAGGATGCCAAGACTGAGCAGCAGGAGCATCATAGAAACCATGGAAACAAGCACTCAGAGGAGGAACCATGGCAGCCCAGAACCCACAAGCCCCTGCATAGTCACCCTCGTAAATCCACTGATGACTCTTTCCAGGCACACCGTAACACCCGGAAGTCAGGGAGTAAAGTTGAGGAGGACCCAGACGCTGAGCAACTGCAAAGAGGAGTGCTCAAAGGTTGCTCTGGGGTTTTCGACTGTGCCTACCAAGAATCCATGAGCCTCTTCAACAAAGCCATGGACCCCATAAGAGCAGATGAGTTCAACCAGCTACTTCGCAGCTACCTCCAGCAGGAGGTTGACCACTTCCACCACTGGACTGAGCTGGAGAGCTTTATTAAAAATTTCTTTCACAACGGCGTCTTCATCCACGATCAGATGCTGTTCACAGACTTTGTTAGTGGTGTGGAAGACTACCTGGAGGACATGGATGAGTACCATGGCCACAACGATGACGTCTTTGAAGATCTTGACGAGTATGTCTACAGGCACTTCTTTGGAGATACCTACTCAAAACGTTACGGGTCAAG TAGACCCTTTGAGGGGCCAGATACGGATACTAAAGAAGAAAGGCTAGCAAAGCAGCAGCAGAGGGCCCGGCCCCGGCcacaaagagagaggaagtggagcAGAGCAGGacggaacacagacagacacatggctgATGTAAAAATAGAGTTGGGTCCTATGCCCTTTGATCCCAAATATTGA